Proteins encoded together in one Drosophila albomicans strain 15112-1751.03 chromosome 2R, ASM965048v2, whole genome shotgun sequence window:
- the LOC117574454 gene encoding dynein regulatory complex protein 9, with translation MAESTVSGCTGEQTEDQSGAQPEDEAREQPEDEAREQTGEEAGEQTGDQATNQVDDDDEPSELQRLMLAVAFKEASDRLALQQRSHRLNMQKPLPPLPASLRRLRSSSIGQKAMPERILLTGKKLPRLQSLLGEAEEDADQLDECVLNALKYERDMDALRAFFEAANQQLYMTKEERQREKPSRLELAIGALSGNNTEESVAAKELLQSKEDLKQLQAQLEQVKIDGVAKLQDYDERIADAKYNLRCVSRVNDLEFSLVERWEAARVGQAEIWGENAERAYLRDILDFKQRLSREQRVSQELSAFRSRERADLEQRIADWQQRYASELRRVERESEAWELRILELTKSLARHREENAQHVVFVNEYRAKKEEEQRLLDLQLHRIQCAIKLQAWWRGTMVRRGLGPFKKKPKRGKRGKPKK, from the coding sequence ATGGCAGAGTCCACGGTGTCAGGTTGCACTGGCGAGCAGACAGAAGATCAGAGTGGAGCACAGCCTGAAGATGAAGCTAGAGAACAGCCTGAAGATGAAGCTAGAGAACAGACTGGAGAAGAAGCTGGAGAACAGACTGGAGATCAAGCTACCAATCaagttgatgatgatgacgaacCTTCTGAGCTGCAGCGTTTGATGCTGGCCGTTGCCTTCAAGGAGGCCAGCGATAGACTCGCTTTGCAGCAGCGTTCTCATCGCTTGAACATGCAGAAACCGCTGCCGCCTTTACCTGCTTCACTGCGTCGCTTGCGTAGCTCTTCCATAGGCCAAAAGGCAATGCCGGAGCGCATTTTGCTCACAGGCAAGAAGCTGCCGCGACTGCAATCGCTGCTGGGCGAGGCGGAAGAGGATGCGGATCAATTGGATGAATGCGTGTTGAATGCTTTAAAGTACGAGCGTGATATGGATGCATTGCGTGCCTTCTTCGAGGCAGCCAATCAGCAACTTTATATGACTAAAGAGGAGCGACAAAGGGAGAAGCCAAGTCGCTTAGAGCTGGCAATTGGTGCTCTGAGTGGCAACAACACTGAGGAATCGGTGGCAGCCAAGGAGCTGCTGCAATCGAAGGAGGATCTGAAGCAACTTCAAGCGCAGCTCGAACAGGTGAAGATCGATGGCGTGGCCAAGTTGCAGGATTACGACGAACGTATCGCCGATGCCAAGTACAATTTGCGCTGCGTGTCGCGCGTCAACGATCTAGAGTTCAGTCTGGTGGAACGTTGGGAGGCGGCGCGTGTGGGGCAAGCGGAGATCTGGGGCGAGAATGCGGAGCGTGCTTATCTGCGGGACATACTCGACTTTAAGCAGCGTCTCTCCCGGGAGCAGCGAGTCAGCCAGGAGCTGAGTGCTTTTCGGAGTCGAGAGCGTGCTGATCTCGAGCAACGCATTGCGGATTGGCAGCAGCGTTATGCAAGCGAACTGAGGAGAGTGGAGCGGGAGAGCGAGGCGTGGGAGTTGCGCATACTGGAGCTGACCAAGTCGCTGGCAAGGCATCGCGAGGAGAATGCTCAGCATGTGGTGTTTGTGAATGAGTATCGCGCcaagaaggaggaggaacaGCGGTTGCTCGATCTGCAGTTGCATCGCATTCAGTGCGCCATCAAGTTGCAAGCTTGGTGGCGTGGCACGATGGTGCGACGTGGCCTTGGTCCGTTCAAGAAGAAGCCAAAGCGCGGCAAGCGAGGCAAGCCCAAAaagtaa
- the LOC117576261 gene encoding probable serine/threonine-protein kinase yakA: MFPQAELENYKLQVELLQEKLQRSEDNRQQLEHKLDKVLQKRSEFDKCVRQKSRQKYQEFLEEQAKRNERNKKLVQMLERIDEQTAAMSQRSERLKMMKLQYQMYFAKLVQHQTLRSIQQTTAATTAMPVMLQPQAAAISNPTATTAAGVATSAGQLLNPNPTQQQWAYPAQAGMLLAPQFTPQPMYMPMPVPDLYGGMSLGGGQALGTSNLFDLRATLRALDNENADLPERMTRSAAAAAGEYQGDRGATPATSTTTTPCSPTRDKSVARELSSTSSTSLATSSLTFDKLPKTATLTELTETPAAAAASSVVADVADDVGRPQMAGLRRGSQQQQQQQQQQQMEQHQDAWPNSRVTKVEHEKSPSVAGHNEPGQQQQQQHNFEAYFGELKIDEPWQQLPSTTTTAATTRPREDKLELNVRATGNGGGNGNGVGVGLVGGISNDLLDEVKASRAALQKAAAAVDEQLARGNQLSPTATSNISNISNIGNEAAAKPRVSIENIENAIYGERLTGSATATTAAAVVATPTLGLFENAEQELDVDNATHDAAQIDYGQYDAISYGETGEPSYASIEQQQQQQLPSSGAGEPLYSEIGNPTDYQPYAADAANGAATTQELSPADGAEGAAATAGGEAETQQQQEYSNMDYSNYDAAQYAAGYDPNAYPGYIYDETTGQYIADPNAAQYAPDGSYATQDYDAGTANYDYYGEQPQQEQQEQQQQEQQQQQQQQEVAYPMSENNSEAGELLLPQEVEQAAATTATAASLTPADGVDAKSEATPAPSASKPVKPTSILATTDKQAAPNDAHQQQSQQQPQQQQQPKKKKRVNFVDSSETDDSSSAKPVQQETTTTTNSNSNNSNHPQAATTSHPPGGSESDFDFSTGSEAKN; this comes from the exons ATGTTTCCACAGGCCGAGCTGGAGAACTACAAGCTGCAGGTGGAGCTGCTGCAGGAGAAATTGCAACGCAG CGAGGACAATCGCCAGCAGCTGGAGCACAAGCTGGATAAAGTCTTACAAAAGCGCAGCGAGTT TGATAAGTGCGTGCGGCAAAAGAGCAGACAGAAGTACCAAGAATTTCTGGAGGAGCAGGCGAAACGCAATGAGCGCAACAAAAAGCTAGTTCAGATGCTGGAGCGCATTGATGAGCAGACGGCAGCGATGTCGCAGCGCAGCGAGCGACTCAAAATGATGAAG TTGCAATACCAAATGTACTTTGCTAAATTGGTGCAGCATCAAACGCTGCGCAGCATTCAacagacaacagcagcaacaacagcaatgccaGTTATGTTGCaaccacaagcagcagcaatatcgaatccaacagcaacaactgctgctggaGTTGCGACTTCAGCTGGTCAATTGCTAAATCCAAATCcaacgcagcagcaatggGCGTATCCAGCACAGGCTGGCATGTTATTAGCGCCACAGTTTACGCCTCAGCCAATGTATATGCCGATGCCAGTGCCAGATCTTTATGGAGGCATGAGTTTGGGCGGTGGCCAGGCATTGGGCACATCCAATCTGTTCGATCTGCGCGCCACGTTGCGTGCCCTGGACAATGAGAATGCCGATTTGCCGGAGCGCATGACacgctcagcagcagcagcagcaggtgaaTATCAAGGAGACAGAGgagcaacaccagcaacatcCACAACGACGACGCCTTGTTCGCCGACAAGAGACAAAAGCGTCGCCAGAGAGCTGAGCAGCACATCGTCAACATCGCTGGCAACATCCTCGTTGACATTTGATAAATTGCCAAAGACGGCAACGCTGACTGAGTTGACTGagacgccagcagcagcagcagcatcatcggTAGTTGCAGATGTTGCCGATGACGTTGGGCGACCACAAATGGCAGGGCTACGCAGgggcagccaacaacaacagcagcagcagcaacagcagcaaatggaGCAACATCAGGATGCTTGGCCAAATTCACGCGTGACTAAAGTCGAGCATGAAAAATCGCCAAGTGTCGCTGGCCATAATGAGCcgggccaacaacaacagcagcaacacaattTCGAAGCATACTTTGGTGAGCTGAAAATCGATGAGCCCTGGCAGCAGCTAccatccacaacaacaacagcagcaacaacgagacCGAGAGAAGACAAACTGGAGCTGAACGTGCGTGCAACTGGCAACGGAGGTGGCAATGGGAAcggtgttggtgttggcttGGTTGGTGGCATCAGCAACGATTTGCTAGACGAAGTCAAAGCCAGCCGTGCAGCTCTGCAGAAGGCAGCGGCTGCGGTTGATGAGCAGCTCGCAAGAGGTAATCAATTGTCGCCAACGGCAACGAgtaacatcagcaacatcagcaacatcgGCAATGAGGCAGCCGCTAAGCCCAGAGTGTCGATTGAGAATATTGAAAATGCCATTTACGGGGAACGTTTGACAGGctcagccacagccacaacagcag cagcagtcgtgGCAACACCAACGCTGGGATTATTCGAGAATGCAGAGCAAGAGTTGGATGTGGACAACGCAACACACGATGCGGCTCAGATCGATTACGGACAGTATGATGCCATTAGTTATGGAGAGACAGGTGAGCCCAGCTACGCCAGCatcgaacagcagcagcagcaacagttgccgtCGAGCGGAGCCGGAGAGCCGCTTTACAGTGAAATCGGAAATCCCACAGACTATCAGCCATATGCAGCGGATGCAGCGAacggagcagcaacaactcagGAGTTGAGCCCAGCAGATGGAGCtgaaggagcagcagcaactgcggGAGGGGAAGCGgagacgcagcagcaacaggagtACTCCAATATGGATTACAGCAACTACGATGCGGCGCAGTATGCAGCTGGCTATGATCCCAATGCCTATCCGGGCTACATATACGACGAGACAACCGGTCAGTATATAGCCGATCCCAATGCTGCGCAGTATGCCCCAGATGGCAGCTATGCCACACAGGACTATGATGCCGGCACAGCCAACTATGATTACTATGGCGAGCAGCCACAACAGgagcaacaggaacaacagcagcaggaacagcaacaacaacaacagcagcaggaagtCGCGTATCCAATGTCCGAGAATAACAGCGAGGCAGgcgagttgctgttgccacaggAAGTggagcaggcagcagcaaccaccgCCACAGCAGCATCGTTGACCCCTGCTGATGGCGTTGATGCAAAAAGCGAAGCCACTCCCGCACCTTCAGCATCGAAACCTGTCAAACCCACATCGATTCTTGCGACGACAGACAAACAAGCGGCGCCTAATGAtgcgcatcagcagcagtcacagcagcaaccacagcaacagcagcagccaaagaagaagaagcgcgTTAATTTCGTTGACAGCAGCGAAACGGATGACAGCTCAAGCGCGAAACCAGTCCAGCAggagacaacgacaacgacaaactccaacagcaacaacagcaaccatcCACAAGCTGCAACAACTTCTCATCCTCCGGGTGGCAGCGAGAGTGACTTCGATTTTTCAACGGGCAGCGAGGCGAAGAATTAG